A genomic window from Silene latifolia isolate original U9 population chromosome Y, ASM4854445v1, whole genome shotgun sequence includes:
- the LOC141630311 gene encoding uncharacterized protein LOC141630311, with product MALRTAYKTPLGTTPYKLVYGKACHLPVELENKAWWALKEMNFDFDAAEEVRFLSINELEELRLEAYESSKIYKDQTKKWHDAKIVNKDIGVGDLVLLFNSKVKVFPGKLRSRWLGPFKVLDISP from the coding sequence ATGGCTCTCCGCACGGCATACAAAACACCATTGGGAACCACGCCCTACAAGCTTGTGTATGGCAAAGCTTGTCATTTACCCGTTGAGTTGGAGAACAAGGCTTGGTGGGCTCTTaaagaaatgaattttgattttgatgCCGCCGAAGAAGTTCGATTCCTTTCAATAAATGAACTAGAAGAATTGAGGTTggaagcttatgagagctccaaaaTCTACAAGGATCAAACGAAGAAATGGCACGATGCCAAAATTGTGAATAAAGATATCGGtgtaggagaccttgttctccttTTCAATTCCAAGGTGAAAGTGTTCCCGGGTAAGCTACGATCGAGGTGGTTAGGACCTTTCAAGGTGTTGGATATATCTCCTTAA